A window from Lachnoanaerobaculum umeaense encodes these proteins:
- a CDS encoding antitoxin VbhA family protein — protein MGIEKVIVSEKTNCILETFGNVPYTDDEKISEVIATLNIENMELDNNDIEMLKAIKSGKISFDEARTEIMKEI, from the coding sequence ATGGGAATAGAAAAAGTTATAGTTTCAGAAAAAACAAACTGTATTTTAGAAACGTTTGGAAATGTTCCTTATACAGATGATGAAAAAATTAGTGAAGTGATTGCAACTCTTAACATTGAAAACATGGAATTGGATAACAATGATATAGAAATGCTAAAAGCAATCAAGAGTGGTAAGATAAGCTTTGATGAAGCAAGAACAGAGATAATGAAAGAAATTTAG
- a CDS encoding Fic/DOC family protein: protein MPDKKYCYKDSDILINKFDIRDVKKLKLAERKLTMLRLLELFDDPIEGRFDLAHLQNIHRYIFQDIYEWSGEIRTIDIAKEHMFCNAKFIRPQADEIFLKLKKESYLGKLDNDGFIKRLAYYLGEINALHPFREGNGRSQREFIRALALRNGYVIHYDRITPKEMISASIKSFMCNYCEMEELIKKCIEIKL, encoded by the coding sequence ATGCCAGATAAAAAATACTGTTATAAAGATTCTGATATTTTGATAAATAAGTTTGACATAAGAGATGTTAAAAAATTGAAGCTTGCTGAAAGAAAGCTTACTATGCTCAGACTGTTGGAATTATTTGATGATCCTATTGAGGGAAGATTTGATTTAGCACACTTACAAAATATACATAGATATATTTTTCAAGATATATATGAGTGGTCCGGAGAAATAAGAACTATAGATATTGCTAAAGAGCATATGTTTTGCAATGCGAAATTTATTAGACCTCAGGCTGATGAAATATTTTTAAAGCTTAAAAAGGAAAGTTATTTAGGAAAACTTGATAATGACGGTTTCATAAAAAGGCTGGCATATTATTTGGGTGAGATCAATGCTTTGCACCCTTTTAGAGAGGGGAATGGGAGAAGTCAAAGGGAGTTTATTCGTGCGCTTGCATTAAGAAACGGCTATGTAATACATTATGATAGAATAACTCCAAAAGAGATGATATCAGCAAGTATAAAATCGTTTATGTGTAACTATTGTGAGATGGAAGAACTTATTAAAAAATGCATTGAAATAAAGCTATAG
- a CDS encoding 8-oxo-dGTP diphosphatase, producing the protein MSRKTEIELTNMCLICDGNKVLVQEKKGTKGVVFPGGHVEDDESLLESVIREMREETGLIIENPIVCGFKDWIQEDGTRYLVLLYKADEFSGKLKSSEEGRVFWIDRSDLDSINLIWNMKELLEIFDSDRYSEFFFKIKNGKYKGELLG; encoded by the coding sequence TTGAGCAGAAAAACAGAGATAGAATTGACCAATATGTGCCTGATTTGTGATGGGAATAAGGTATTGGTTCAGGAAAAGAAGGGGACTAAGGGTGTGGTGTTTCCAGGAGGACATGTGGAAGATGATGAGTCTTTACTTGAATCTGTTATCAGAGAGATGAGAGAAGAGACAGGTCTTATTATTGAAAATCCGATAGTATGCGGATTCAAAGACTGGATACAGGAGGATGGGACAAGATACTTAGTACTCTTATATAAGGCTGATGAATTCAGTGGTAAGTTAAAGTCATCTGAGGAAGGAAGAGTATTTTGGATAGACAGGTCAGACTTAGATAGTATAAATTTGATTTGGAATATGAAAGAGTTACTGGAGATATTTGACTCTGATAGATATAGTGAATTCTTTTTTAAAATTAAGAACGGAAAATATAAGGGCGAACTATTGGGATAG
- a CDS encoding hemoblobin-interacting domain-containing protein, which yields MKKRYLSILAPAAFALMITGCGKAADTATTVAESSTMQSESQTEVSKEIKSEIGNENYVYAKINIPYADYYYGEINDVKPEADPEKLTAKLDAPDAAADIRSDGNYDAVSSVTNKKAEKIGSAVSEVVGDGSTISGVKEVNIAISKALYEDAKKAIEEKKESTNPLLTFVAEITETTDTTPAEYKVLNSDGTFSKTVGNTVKNDLESSITTTSNYGNYEIDIKDLELEVDNVQGVVLETKEGKKYGLEHLENIWITPSKLALAAAPFTENHGNVQAYLRYQDLPGQTISKITYLLKDADDIEIGTDLFCKLLVPENYSIKGDESTNYTKDGSQINFEIASDDSKYAIGRAVSKKKDVDITNVKEENGVLSLPKEFVPGKYQFIFTNDKYADLSFTAVINSNLSADQFHFENNTLTLDENESGLTIKEYLNAITGAKVNDTEYKGGKGRKFGKVAFNEDGSINLDAKYSSDGKDEPVFAEAGTYTIVLSADGYPDLTIEVTK from the coding sequence ATGAAGAAAAGATATCTATCTATATTGGCACCTGCAGCATTTGCATTAATGATAACAGGTTGTGGGAAGGCAGCTGACACAGCTACTACAGTAGCAGAGAGCAGTACTATGCAGAGTGAAAGCCAGACAGAGGTTAGCAAAGAGATCAAGTCTGAGATTGGCAATGAAAATTATGTTTATGCAAAGATAAATATTCCATATGCTGATTATTACTATGGTGAGATCAATGATGTGAAGCCTGAAGCTGACCCGGAGAAGCTTACAGCAAAGCTTGATGCACCGGATGCAGCGGCAGATATCAGAAGCGACGGTAATTATGATGCTGTAAGTTCAGTTACAAACAAAAAAGCTGAAAAAATTGGATCAGCAGTGTCAGAGGTAGTTGGTGACGGATCAACTATTTCAGGTGTAAAAGAGGTAAATATTGCTATTTCAAAGGCACTTTATGAGGATGCTAAAAAGGCTATAGAAGAAAAGAAGGAGTCAACCAATCCTCTTCTTACATTTGTAGCTGAGATTACAGAGACTACAGATACAACACCGGCAGAGTATAAGGTACTAAACTCAGACGGTACATTCTCAAAGACAGTTGGAAATACTGTTAAAAATGATTTGGAGTCAAGCATTACAACTACATCAAATTATGGAAACTATGAAATTGATATAAAGGACTTGGAACTTGAAGTAGACAATGTTCAAGGTGTTGTTTTAGAAACAAAGGAAGGCAAGAAATATGGTCTTGAGCATCTTGAGAATATCTGGATTACACCGTCAAAACTTGCACTTGCTGCAGCACCATTTACGGAGAATCATGGAAATGTACAGGCATATTTACGTTACCAGGATCTTCCGGGACAGACAATTTCTAAGATAACATATTTACTTAAGGATGCTGATGATATTGAGATAGGTACAGATCTTTTCTGTAAACTTTTAGTACCTGAAAATTACAGTATAAAGGGTGATGAGAGCACAAACTATACTAAGGACGGTTCACAGATTAATTTTGAAATCGCATCAGATGATAGTAAGTATGCTATAGGAAGAGCAGTATCAAAAAAGAAGGATGTAGATATCACAAATGTGAAAGAAGAGAATGGTGTATTGAGTCTGCCAAAGGAGTTTGTACCTGGTAAATATCAGTTCATATTTACAAATGACAAATATGCAGATTTAAGCTTTACAGCTGTTATCAATTCAAATCTGAGTGCAGATCAATTCCACTTTGAGAACAATACTCTGACATTAGATGAGAATGAGTCAGGTCTTACTATCAAGGAGTATTTGAATGCTATTACAGGTGCTAAGGTAAATGATACAGAGTACAAGGGTGGTAAGGGTAGAAAGTTTGGAAAAGTTGCATTCAATGAAGATGGAAGTATAAATTTGGATGCAAAATACAGTTCAGACGGTAAGGATGAGCCGGTATTTGCAGAAGCAGGAACATATACAATAGTTCTTAGTGCTGATGGATATCCTGATTTAACAATTGAGGTAACAAAATAA
- a CDS encoding FMN-binding protein: MRLVACLIVALAFFAALEKPIKKHATFFYIATIIISILSVMAPKKGLPFVVDYLVKNVLTRGTLAGALFILVMVASVCPQVKMRGLLLRTRGEMAIIAALFTLTHNIAYGQYYFVKLFTNISELDTVRIFAAVLSLIMIILLIPLTITSFMVIRRKMNPKKWKSLQKLSYVFYGLLFVHIALIFSVSILNGHLDTLIDLTVYAFIYIIYLILRAKKHKKQRVLSIVFAIAVCTIYTSLAVFGFRAARNYEAEDKEEETTVSSETSLSSEITYKDGIYEGSATGYSGKMTVSVTISDGEITEIKILDTGDDEEYLIDARDVIPEIIEKQSTEVDTISGATHSSKGIIRAVGKALESAK; this comes from the coding sequence ATGAGATTAGTCGCATGTCTGATTGTGGCATTGGCTTTCTTTGCCGCTTTAGAAAAGCCTATAAAAAAACATGCAACATTTTTTTACATTGCAACTATTATAATTAGCATTCTTTCTGTTATGGCACCTAAGAAAGGGTTGCCATTTGTAGTTGATTATCTTGTAAAGAATGTATTAACAAGAGGCACCTTAGCAGGTGCTCTCTTTATTCTGGTTATGGTGGCATCGGTGTGTCCACAGGTAAAAATGAGAGGCTTATTGCTACGTACAAGAGGTGAGATGGCGATCATAGCGGCATTATTTACTCTTACTCACAATATAGCCTATGGGCAGTACTATTTTGTAAAACTCTTTACAAATATATCCGAGCTGGATACGGTAAGAATATTTGCGGCAGTACTGTCACTAATAATGATAATACTTTTGATTCCATTAACTATCACATCTTTTATGGTTATCAGAAGAAAAATGAATCCAAAGAAATGGAAATCGCTACAAAAACTTTCTTATGTTTTCTATGGACTGTTGTTTGTGCATATAGCATTGATATTTAGTGTATCTATATTGAATGGACATCTGGATACACTGATTGATTTAACTGTGTATGCATTTATATATATAATTTATCTTATTTTAAGGGCTAAGAAGCATAAAAAACAAAGAGTTTTAAGCATAGTCTTTGCTATAGCAGTTTGTACCATTTATACATCTCTTGCCGTATTTGGATTTAGGGCGGCAAGAAATTATGAAGCAGAAGATAAAGAAGAAGAGACTACTGTTTCATCGGAGACAAGCTTGTCATCAGAAATAACATACAAAGATGGAATATATGAGGGTAGTGCTACCGGATACAGCGGAAAGATGACTGTGTCGGTGACTATATCCGATGGAGAAATTACTGAAATAAAGATATTGGATACCGGAGATGATGAGGAGTATTTAATAGATGCAAGGGATGTTATTCCTGAGATTATTGAAAAGCAATCTACAGAAGTAGATACTATAAGTGGTGCTACACATAGTTCAAAAGGAATAATTCGTGCAGTAGGAAAAGCACTTGAGAGTGCAAAATAA
- a CDS encoding helix-turn-helix domain-containing protein: MISIRKLRLHMGMTQKEFGEIIGVKQQTVCKYERVNTNVSLEVLQKISDAFGVKVEEMIEDNLERYIQSGNRRNISLEIEKYIINRVRKLNGKELKKLIKFLS, translated from the coding sequence ATGATTAGTATACGTAAACTTAGACTACATATGGGGATGACACAGAAGGAATTCGGAGAAATTATTGGGGTAAAGCAGCAAACTGTATGCAAATATGAGCGTGTTAATACAAATGTTAGTTTGGAAGTATTACAAAAGATCAGTGATGCATTTGGTGTAAAAGTTGAAGAAATGATAGAAGACAATTTGGAAAGATATATTCAATCGGGGAATAGAAGAAATATCAGTCTTGAAATCGAAAAGTATATAATAAATCGAGTTAGAAAACTTAATGGTAAAGAATTAAAAAAATTAATAAAATTTTTATCTTAG
- a CDS encoding site-specific integrase produces the protein MPVYKDNNKKGSWFVSCYYKDYLGHKKQKVKRGFTTKKEAQSWERDFLEHYSNQPTILFKTLLDVYLEDYKAKYKLSSYYIKEKNIHSHILPYFGETQINDITPNMIREWLNNLQPKQGDTLSTETKNGILRNLSAILSYACKYYGLGSNPCKLVDALKDNTKKEKIFLTLEQYKAFKSNITDIRDKVIFDLLFFAGLRRGELMALTFGDVDIDNKLLHISKTKGYAAGSYVTTTPKTKSSNRVVTLPSFLIDEIKEYKEHCLDTDATASLLNIRKESIEYKKDKYLKLAGLPHMRIHDFRHSHVALLVEIGENPLLIANRLGHSDIKMTLNTYAHLYPNKQKELAQKLENL, from the coding sequence ATGCCTGTTTATAAAGATAATAACAAAAAGGGATCTTGGTTTGTGTCCTGCTACTATAAGGATTACTTAGGTCATAAGAAACAAAAGGTTAAAAGAGGCTTTACAACAAAAAAAGAAGCCCAAAGCTGGGAGCGTGATTTCTTGGAGCATTACAGTAACCAGCCAACAATATTGTTTAAGACTCTATTAGATGTATATCTAGAGGATTACAAGGCTAAATACAAGCTATCAAGCTATTATATAAAAGAAAAGAATATACATTCCCATATACTGCCATATTTTGGGGAAACTCAAATAAATGATATTACCCCCAATATGATAAGAGAATGGCTCAATAATTTACAACCGAAACAAGGGGACACATTAAGCACCGAAACAAAAAACGGTATACTGCGTAATTTATCGGCTATACTTTCTTACGCTTGCAAATACTACGGCTTAGGTTCAAACCCTTGTAAATTGGTTGACGCTCTAAAAGATAATACAAAAAAAGAAAAGATATTTTTAACACTGGAGCAGTACAAAGCCTTTAAATCTAACATTACAGACATAAGGGATAAGGTTATATTTGATTTATTATTCTTTGCCGGTTTGAGGCGTGGCGAACTGATGGCCCTTACATTTGGAGATGTGGACATTGATAATAAACTGCTGCATATTAGTAAAACAAAAGGATATGCAGCAGGTAGCTATGTAACAACAACACCAAAGACAAAATCAAGTAATAGAGTTGTAACGCTTCCCAGCTTCCTAATAGATGAAATAAAAGAGTATAAAGAACATTGCCTTGATACAGATGCCACAGCCTCACTTCTTAACATCAGGAAGGAAAGCATAGAGTATAAAAAAGATAAGTATTTAAAGCTGGCAGGCTTGCCACACATGAGAATACACGACTTTAGGCATTCACATGTTGCTTTATTGGTTGAGATTGGAGAAAACCCGTTACTAATCGCTAACAGGTTAGGCCATTCAGACATTAAAATGACACTGAACACTTATGCACACCTTTACCCAAACAAGCAAAAAGAACTTGCCCAAAAGTTGGAAAATTTATAA
- a CDS encoding helix-turn-helix domain-containing protein gives MGFNVGENIKKFRKLKGLTQKELAEKLGITQQSVAQYERTNKLPKLETLLYIANALDITLNGLLFGESDLESEKALEKAMEETAKWNDKIIKRALIEHYNKLNKLGREKAVERVEELTEIEKYTDPDEQ, from the coding sequence ATGGGCTTTAATGTAGGCGAAAATATTAAGAAGTTTAGAAAATTAAAGGGTTTAACACAAAAAGAACTAGCGGAAAAATTGGGGATAACACAGCAAAGCGTTGCACAATATGAAAGGACTAATAAGTTGCCCAAATTAGAAACATTACTATATATAGCCAATGCCCTAGATATCACATTAAATGGCCTACTTTTTGGGGAGTCAGATTTAGAAAGTGAGAAAGCATTGGAAAAAGCCATGGAGGAAACGGCCAAATGGAATGATAAAATTATTAAAAGGGCATTGATTGAACATTACAATAAACTTAATAAATTAGGGCGTGAGAAAGCTGTTGAAAGAGTGGAGGAACTCACGGAAATAGAAAAATATACAGATCCGGACGAACAATAA
- a CDS encoding helix-turn-helix domain-containing protein, translated as MRVDRYKLGHILVDKDMTATQLAERTGLSRATISCIRGGKSCLYETAEKIAEALGVEVKDIREVNNP; from the coding sequence ATGAGGGTAGACAGATACAAGCTAGGCCATATCTTAGTTGATAAGGATATGACGGCAACTCAGTTGGCAGAGCGTACCGGACTATCAAGGGCAACTATAAGCTGTATTAGGGGCGGTAAAAGTTGCCTATACGAGACAGCCGAAAAGATAGCGGAAGCGTTAGGCGTAGAAGTTAAAGACATTAGAGAAGTAAACAACCCGTAA
- a CDS encoding phage/plasmid primase, P4 family — translation MQLDEFLRHFNGVKRTGDGKYKALCPCPYHNDKNPSLGITDKGDKILINCFAYCNYLDILAAVGLSKDDLKKDGKTKQGESWQDKLTKLVKMPIEAVYDYKDATGTYLYSKIRFVGKHIKYAVVDYKADSFKMGKPEGVKSTMYNLPAALKAIKKGFSVYITEGEKDVNTLKELRYTAVTAGGVNDWKKEFAHYFTGARVVILPDNDAPGLDLKDKIIADLKPFAHSIKWVVTSKADKGDVTDYLTKEGHSKEDLQKLMDEVKPVAAPWIQITERKDGSQKQSVNPGLLKACISEHLSYKTVDGSYYWYENGYYKRTDKNTVKAKISAYIPDGIANDNLLNNVYNLMLADVDHMANEKDFNTNEKYINFKNGLYNIDTKALEPHNADILYTRQVNTEYIEGSTITEYHIFTKYVRDLCMMAAGGIDWQAYKALQEIIGLAISNIYGHKTKKAVFLYSPVGNTGKSQFLGLLGHLIGQENITAIPLQNMNEDKGRFAFANAGLVRLIMNGDQSKADIKDSSIFKSVTGGDAIKVEAKGKDIKALVFKGLVLIACNDLPYIADDKGEHIYRRMYIVPCTHTIEEKERDPNILDKMLEELPAIVNWAIEGLHRLKANNYNFTEIAAGNQYIEDYRKNSDTVYSFLMDEGYTITKDPNDKISKKRLLEQYNQYCIREERQSVSKRQFGERLEKITGFKTVRTRTANIRDYYIQGIKEYNDGFVPVDNKQIAIFQ, via the coding sequence TTGCAATTAGACGAATTTTTAAGACACTTTAACGGCGTAAAACGTACTGGAGACGGTAAATATAAAGCCCTATGCCCTTGTCCTTACCATAATGACAAAAATCCAAGCTTAGGTATTACAGATAAGGGCGATAAGATACTAATAAACTGTTTCGCATATTGCAATTATTTAGATATATTGGCAGCAGTTGGATTATCTAAAGACGACCTAAAAAAGGACGGCAAGACAAAGCAAGGGGAGAGTTGGCAGGATAAATTAACTAAACTTGTAAAAATGCCAATAGAAGCAGTATATGACTATAAGGACGCTACAGGAACATACCTATATAGCAAAATCCGTTTTGTTGGTAAGCATATAAAGTATGCAGTTGTGGACTATAAGGCCGACAGCTTTAAAATGGGAAAACCTGAAGGTGTTAAATCAACTATGTATAATTTGCCTGCTGCCTTAAAAGCTATTAAAAAAGGCTTTTCGGTATATATCACAGAGGGCGAAAAAGACGTAAATACACTAAAGGAATTAAGGTATACAGCTGTAACAGCCGGAGGTGTAAACGACTGGAAGAAAGAATTTGCCCACTATTTTACAGGTGCAAGGGTTGTTATATTGCCTGATAATGATGCTCCTGGGCTTGACCTTAAGGACAAAATAATAGCAGATTTAAAGCCGTTTGCACACTCTATAAAATGGGTTGTTACATCAAAGGCAGATAAGGGAGATGTAACGGACTATTTAACCAAAGAGGGACACTCTAAAGAGGACTTGCAGAAGCTTATGGATGAAGTTAAGCCAGTTGCTGCCCCTTGGATTCAGATAACCGAAAGGAAAGACGGAAGCCAAAAACAGAGTGTTAATCCGGGATTATTAAAGGCCTGCATAAGCGAACATTTAAGTTATAAGACGGTGGACGGTAGTTATTACTGGTATGAGAACGGATATTATAAGCGAACGGACAAAAACACCGTTAAGGCTAAAATATCGGCTTATATACCGGATGGAATAGCAAACGATAATCTACTGAACAATGTTTATAATTTAATGCTTGCAGATGTTGACCACATGGCAAATGAAAAGGACTTTAATACCAACGAAAAATATATAAACTTTAAAAACGGTTTATACAATATTGATACTAAAGCCCTTGAGCCGCATAACGCCGATATTTTATATACAAGGCAAGTGAACACGGAGTATATAGAGGGTTCTACAATAACAGAATACCACATTTTTACAAAGTATGTTAGAGATTTATGTATGATGGCAGCAGGTGGCATAGATTGGCAAGCATATAAGGCATTACAAGAGATTATAGGGCTTGCAATATCTAATATATACGGCCATAAGACCAAAAAGGCGGTATTTTTGTACTCTCCTGTAGGGAACACAGGCAAAAGCCAATTTTTAGGGCTGTTAGGGCATCTGATCGGGCAGGAAAATATAACCGCTATACCGTTACAGAATATGAATGAAGACAAGGGACGTTTTGCATTTGCTAATGCCGGACTTGTCAGGCTTATTATGAACGGCGACCAAAGCAAGGCGGATATAAAAGACAGTTCAATTTTTAAGTCTGTAACAGGTGGGGACGCTATCAAGGTAGAGGCAAAGGGCAAGGATATAAAAGCCCTTGTATTCAAAGGCCTTGTACTTATTGCTTGTAACGATTTGCCATATATCGCAGATGATAAAGGCGAACACATCTATAGGCGTATGTATATAGTGCCTTGCACTCACACCATAGAGGAAAAGGAAAGAGACCCGAACATATTAGATAAAATGCTTGAAGAACTCCCGGCAATAGTAAATTGGGCGATTGAGGGACTGCATAGGCTAAAGGCTAATAATTATAACTTTACAGAGATAGCAGCAGGCAATCAATACATAGAAGACTACCGAAAGAATAGTGATACTGTTTACAGTTTCCTAATGGATGAGGGGTATACAATTACTAAGGACCCGAACGACAAAATAAGCAAAAAAAGACTTTTAGAGCAGTATAATCAATATTGCATAAGAGAAGAACGCCAGTCAGTTAGCAAGAGGCAGTTCGGCGAGAGGCTGGAAAAGATAACAGGATTTAAGACCGTGAGAACAAGAACAGCGAATATAAGAGATTATTATATTCAAGGTATTAAAGAATATAATGATGGATTTGTTCCGGTAGATAATAAGCAAATAGCTATATTCCAATAA
- a CDS encoding phage scaffolding protein, with protein MQVKDRLAELGLTQEQLTAVTALFSEFEAEHDKAMDELKLDHAINTELAASKVKNVNIVKKALELENVKLNDAGELEGLSEQLNALKESDPYLFGTDTNKSGVAGYNPGNGGMPTGFPQKDPIWGIGGGERIF; from the coding sequence ATGCAGGTAAAAGATAGACTTGCAGAGTTAGGATTGACACAGGAGCAGTTGACAGCTGTAACGGCTTTATTTTCAGAGTTTGAAGCGGAACATGACAAAGCTATGGACGAATTAAAGCTTGATCACGCTATAAATACAGAGCTTGCAGCGTCTAAAGTTAAGAATGTTAACATTGTAAAAAAAGCGTTGGAGTTGGAGAATGTAAAGCTTAATGATGCGGGAGAGCTTGAGGGATTATCCGAGCAATTGAACGCACTTAAGGAAAGCGATCCATATTTATTTGGTACTGATACTAATAAGTCAGGTGTAGCCGGATATAATCCTGGTAATGGTGGAATGCCTACAGGATTTCCACAAAAAGACCCTATTTGGGGAATTGGTGGCGGAGAAAGAATATTCTAA